From Acidimicrobiales bacterium, a single genomic window includes:
- a CDS encoding glycoside hydrolase family 38 C-terminal domain-containing protein, producing the protein MIEDQKTLRDHVEALLKEVVRPAVHPATEPLDVTALHLHGEPVPYAEATQQDFEPFTVGDMWGSPWDTTWFRLRGQVPDDWAGREVVARVELGGAGTTMVSFTAEGLVYVDGVATQGLHHEHTNVRIARQATGSDPVDLYVEAAANPVPPFHSKDWPLLRAEPDGRPMYQLRRAELAVLDTEVEALAFDMHVLLQLYDATTQQPRHNQLLDALHEAATSIDRDDVAGTAKAARAALAPALARPATVDHVVTAIGHAHIDTAWLWPARETRRKCARSFANQLRLMEDYPEHRFACSQAQQYAWLQEDHPHLWEQIKARATSGEWEPVGGMWVEPDTNVPSGESLVRQVVYGKRFFLDELGVETHELWIPDVFGYSAALPQIARQAGITALVTQKLSWNTTNRFPHSTFVWEGTDGSRIVTHFPPADTYNGSFRVRELAGSMGRYADHGRFDQSLYPFGYGDGGGGPSRRMLEQARRMADLEGLPRVEIGNVAPFLAAAEEAADQGRLDVWVGELYLEYHRGTYTTHADVKSGNRRAEEALRAAELWSAAACVAAGDWSTYPAAELEDAWKLVLLNQFHDIIPGSSINWVYDDARRDLASARATADEAIAAARSRLATGDGSTVFNPAGHDRTEVVELPDGTLGAVSAPACGWAPATTVDLGDTVLVDAATRTLENGLLRITWDADGLLTSVHDKEADREVLAPGTRGNLLQLHDDHPNAYDAWDVDVTYLDTGVDLTDLAEIEVVQVSPLRAEVRTVRRFGDSTVHQAMRLDAGSRRLEFHTEIDWHERHKFLKAAFPVAIRSPRATFEIQHGTIERPTVRNTSWDAARFEVCSQRWAHLGETGYGVALLNDGKYGYDVRGDVLRLSLLRAPTWPDPEADRGEHRFAYALLPHVGTILDGRVAAEAEAFNLPLQLVPGTAPAGSFVRVDRPGVSIEAVKKADRSDFLVVRLCEVAGARGPVTLTVATPLAAATTTDLLERDRTPVPVAGNTVEIHLNPYELVTLRLTPA; encoded by the coding sequence GTGATCGAGGACCAGAAGACCCTCCGCGACCATGTCGAGGCGCTGCTCAAGGAGGTCGTCCGGCCCGCGGTCCACCCCGCCACCGAGCCGCTCGACGTCACCGCCCTCCACCTCCACGGCGAGCCGGTGCCCTACGCCGAGGCGACCCAGCAGGACTTCGAGCCCTTCACCGTCGGCGACATGTGGGGCTCCCCCTGGGACACCACGTGGTTCCGCCTCCGGGGCCAGGTGCCGGACGATTGGGCCGGCCGGGAGGTCGTCGCCCGGGTCGAGCTGGGCGGCGCCGGCACCACGATGGTGTCGTTCACCGCCGAGGGGCTGGTCTACGTCGACGGCGTCGCCACCCAGGGCCTCCACCACGAGCACACGAACGTCCGGATCGCCCGCCAGGCAACCGGGAGCGACCCCGTCGACCTCTACGTCGAGGCCGCGGCGAACCCCGTGCCGCCGTTCCACAGCAAGGACTGGCCCCTGCTGCGGGCCGAGCCCGACGGCCGCCCGATGTACCAGCTCCGCCGGGCCGAGCTGGCCGTGCTCGACACCGAGGTCGAGGCCCTCGCCTTCGACATGCACGTGCTCCTCCAGCTCTACGACGCGACCACCCAGCAGCCCCGCCACAACCAGCTGCTCGACGCCCTCCACGAGGCCGCCACGAGCATCGACCGGGACGACGTCGCCGGCACCGCCAAGGCCGCCCGCGCCGCCCTCGCCCCGGCGCTGGCCCGCCCGGCCACCGTCGACCACGTGGTCACGGCCATCGGCCACGCCCACATCGACACCGCCTGGCTGTGGCCCGCCCGGGAGACCCGCCGCAAGTGCGCCCGCAGCTTCGCCAACCAGCTCCGCCTCATGGAGGACTACCCCGAGCACCGCTTCGCCTGCAGCCAGGCCCAGCAGTACGCCTGGCTGCAGGAGGACCACCCCCACCTCTGGGAGCAGATCAAGGCCCGGGCCACCAGCGGCGAGTGGGAGCCGGTGGGTGGCATGTGGGTGGAGCCCGACACGAACGTCCCCTCGGGCGAGTCGCTGGTCCGCCAGGTGGTCTACGGCAAGCGGTTCTTCCTCGACGAGCTGGGCGTCGAGACCCACGAGCTGTGGATCCCCGACGTGTTCGGCTACAGCGCCGCCCTCCCGCAGATCGCCCGGCAGGCCGGCATCACCGCGCTCGTCACCCAGAAGCTGTCGTGGAACACCACCAACCGCTTCCCCCACAGCACGTTCGTGTGGGAGGGCACCGACGGCAGCCGGATCGTCACCCACTTCCCCCCGGCCGATACCTACAACGGCTCGTTCCGGGTGCGCGAGCTGGCCGGCAGCATGGGCCGCTACGCCGACCACGGCCGCTTCGACCAGTCGCTCTACCCCTTCGGCTACGGCGACGGCGGTGGGGGGCCGAGCCGCCGCATGCTGGAGCAGGCCCGCCGGATGGCCGACCTGGAGGGGCTGCCGCGGGTGGAGATCGGCAACGTCGCCCCGTTCCTGGCTGCGGCCGAGGAGGCCGCGGACCAGGGAAGGCTCGACGTGTGGGTCGGCGAGCTGTACCTGGAGTACCACCGGGGCACCTACACCACCCACGCCGACGTGAAGTCGGGCAACCGGAGGGCCGAGGAGGCGCTGCGGGCGGCCGAGCTGTGGTCGGCGGCGGCCTGCGTGGCGGCGGGCGACTGGAGCACCTACCCGGCCGCCGAGCTGGAGGACGCCTGGAAGCTGGTGCTGCTCAACCAGTTCCACGACATCATCCCGGGCTCGTCGATCAACTGGGTGTACGACGACGCCCGCCGCGACCTGGCCTCGGCCCGGGCGACGGCCGACGAGGCGATCGCGGCCGCCCGGTCCCGCCTGGCCACCGGCGACGGCTCCACGGTGTTCAACCCCGCGGGCCACGACCGCACCGAGGTGGTGGAGCTGCCCGACGGCACCCTCGGCGCCGTCTCCGCGCCCGCGTGTGGCTGGGCCCCCGCGACGACGGTCGACCTCGGCGACACCGTCCTCGTCGACGCCGCCACCCGCACCCTGGAGAACGGCCTCCTGCGGATCACCTGGGACGCCGACGGCCTGCTCACCTCGGTCCACGACAAGGAGGCCGACCGCGAGGTGCTGGCCCCGGGGACGAGGGGCAACCTCCTCCAGCTCCACGACGACCACCCCAACGCCTACGACGCCTGGGACGTCGACGTCACCTACCTCGACACGGGGGTCGACCTCACCGACCTCGCCGAGATCGAGGTGGTGCAGGTGAGCCCGCTGCGGGCCGAGGTGCGCACGGTCCGCCGCTTCGGGGACTCCACGGTGCACCAGGCCATGCGGCTCGACGCCGGTTCCCGCCGCCTCGAGTTCCACACCGAGATCGACTGGCACGAGCGCCACAAGTTCCTCAAGGCGGCGTTCCCGGTGGCGATCCGCTCGCCCCGCGCCACCTTCGAGATCCAGCACGGCACCATCGAGCGGCCGACCGTCCGCAACACCAGCTGGGACGCGGCCCGCTTCGAGGTGTGCTCCCAGCGCTGGGCCCACCTCGGCGAGACCGGCTACGGCGTCGCCCTGCTGAACGACGGCAAGTACGGCTACGACGTGCGGGGCGACGTGCTGCGCCTGTCGCTCCTGCGGGCCCCGACCTGGCCCGACCCCGAGGCCGACCGGGGGGAGCACCGCTTCGCCTACGCCCTCCTACCCCACGTTGGGACGATCCTCGACGGCCGCGTCGCCGCCGAGGCCGAGGCCTTCAACCTGCCCCTGCAGCTGGTACCAGGCACCGCGCCTGCGGGATCGTTCGTCCGCGTCGACCGCCCCGGCGTGAGCATCGAGGCGGTGAAGAAGGCCGACCGGAGCGACTTCCTCGTCGTCCGCCTGTGCGAGGTCGCGGGCGCCCGTGGCCCCGTCACGCTCACCGTCGCCACGCCCCTCGCCGCCGCCACGACCACCGACCTGCTGGAACGGGACCGCACCCCGGTCCCCGTCGCCGGCAACACCGTAGAGATCCACCTCAACCCCTACGAGCTGGTCACCCTCCGCCTCACGCCGGCCTAG
- a CDS encoding serine/threonine-protein kinase, translating into MDATNRVVAGWILEERLGSGGFGEVWKARRRHVDLFRALKLVPIADEQAFAGWRHEISRLEDLSHPNIVRFYDADIVGDGGRYDDYAWIATELCERSLADELDRRDDHRLSSDEARELLDGMLSALAAAHASGCVHRDVKPANILRHSSGVWKLCDFGTARLIPAGESHPRTAVVGTFPYMSPAAHRGRQDQAADLYALGVTIHEALCGERLHPRSPEMTDSEYVKLILDMPPTISPRLDPRWRGYVAALIGADGTHTAEELLTWLRQPDSATTSAQGEAPELPDVPDVPATLPAAGVTTTPAAGPQPTLRQPRQVPDRRSGQGRATSRPSTSEPRGDRVHLGAILALIGVSLGIAGLLIQSLVGNVVILAAILGTAVLILLVLLLVS; encoded by the coding sequence ATGGACGCCACCAACCGGGTCGTGGCGGGCTGGATCCTCGAGGAGCGGCTCGGATCGGGCGGGTTCGGCGAGGTGTGGAAGGCGCGACGCCGGCACGTCGACCTGTTCCGGGCGCTGAAGCTGGTGCCGATCGCCGACGAGCAGGCGTTCGCGGGCTGGCGTCACGAGATCAGCCGGTTGGAGGACCTGTCGCACCCCAACATCGTGCGGTTCTACGACGCCGACATCGTGGGCGACGGGGGCCGCTACGACGACTACGCCTGGATCGCCACCGAGCTGTGCGAGCGGTCGCTGGCCGACGAGCTGGACCGGCGCGACGACCACCGGCTGTCGTCCGACGAGGCGCGGGAGCTGCTCGACGGGATGCTCAGTGCCCTGGCCGCCGCCCACGCCAGCGGCTGCGTGCACCGTGACGTGAAGCCGGCGAACATCCTGCGGCACAGCTCGGGGGTGTGGAAGCTGTGCGACTTCGGCACGGCCCGGCTGATCCCGGCCGGCGAGTCACACCCGCGCACGGCGGTGGTGGGGACGTTCCCGTACATGTCGCCGGCCGCGCACCGGGGCCGCCAGGACCAGGCCGCCGACCTCTACGCCCTCGGCGTCACCATCCACGAGGCCCTGTGCGGCGAACGGCTCCACCCGCGTTCGCCGGAGATGACCGACAGCGAGTACGTGAAGCTGATCCTCGACATGCCGCCGACGATCTCGCCGCGTCTCGACCCGAGGTGGCGCGGCTACGTCGCCGCCCTGATCGGCGCGGACGGCACCCACACCGCGGAGGAGCTCCTCACCTGGCTCCGCCAACCCGACAGCGCAACTACCAGCGCTCAGGGCGAGGCACCCGAGCTGCCGGACGTGCCCGACGTCCCGGCGACGCTGCCCGCCGCGGGTGTGACGACGACCCCGGCGGCCGGGCCGCAGCCGACGTTGCGCCAGCCGCGCCAGGTGCCCGATCGACGGTCGGGCCAGGGACGGGCAACCTCCCGCCCGTCGACCTCAGAGCCCCGGGGCGACCGGGTGCACCTCGGTGCGATCCTCGCCCTGATCGGCGTCAGCCTGGGCATCGCCGGACTGCTCATCCAGTCGCTCGTCGGCAACGTCGTGATCCTGGCCGCCATCCTCGGAACGGCCGTGCTCATCCTCCTGGTGCTGCTGCTCGTCTCCTGA
- a CDS encoding dienelactone hydrolase family protein, whose translation MFGFDRGKSLGAALAGVVVVVLAACGGTSEDDDAASETTEPAAPLEVDVVTETFVDTSRPTAAGSETPAHPDRTIVTRIAHPTSGGPYPLIVLSHGATGHPDEYADTVPRWAADGFVVASPAFPLTNREVPGALANVGDVANQPADVSFVVDEVLAANDDPASPLHGVVDPGAIGVVGHSLGGATTWAVSFDSARRDERIDSTVIFAGLTMPMPGGELELDSGLPLLVMHGDEDDVALDWDLDAYEQAVSPKWFVTLLGATHVPAFTDADSPHDELVTRTVLDFWHGTLDGDAAALERVTADATDPALSRVRQE comes from the coding sequence GTGTTCGGGTTCGATCGGGGGAAGTCGTTGGGCGCGGCGCTCGCCGGCGTCGTCGTGGTGGTGCTCGCCGCGTGCGGGGGCACGTCGGAGGACGACGACGCGGCCTCCGAGACGACGGAGCCCGCAGCACCCCTCGAGGTCGACGTGGTCACCGAGACGTTCGTCGACACCTCACGGCCGACGGCAGCGGGCTCCGAGACGCCCGCCCACCCCGACCGCACGATCGTCACCCGCATCGCCCATCCCACGAGCGGAGGCCCGTACCCGCTCATCGTGCTCTCCCACGGGGCCACCGGTCATCCCGACGAGTACGCCGACACGGTTCCGCGGTGGGCCGCCGACGGCTTCGTCGTCGCGTCGCCCGCGTTCCCGCTCACCAACCGGGAGGTGCCCGGGGCGCTGGCCAACGTCGGTGACGTGGCCAACCAGCCGGCCGACGTCTCCTTCGTCGTCGACGAGGTGCTGGCCGCCAACGACGATCCCGCCAGCCCGCTCCACGGCGTCGTGGACCCCGGGGCCATCGGCGTCGTGGGCCACAGCCTCGGCGGTGCGACCACCTGGGCGGTCTCGTTCGACTCCGCGAGGCGTGACGAACGCATCGACTCCACGGTGATCTTCGCCGGCTTGACCATGCCGATGCCGGGAGGCGAGCTCGAGCTCGACTCGGGGCTCCCGCTGCTGGTGATGCACGGTGACGAGGACGACGTCGCGCTCGACTGGGACCTGGATGCCTACGAGCAGGCGGTGTCCCCGAAGTGGTTCGTCACCCTTCTGGGCGCCACCCACGTGCCCGCGTTCACCGACGCCGACTCGCCCCACGACGAGCTCGTGACCCGCACGGTGCTCGACTTCTGGCACGGCACCCTCGACGGCGACGCCGCTGCGCTCGAACGGGTCACCGCCGACGCGACCGATCCCGCGCTCTCCCGGGTCCGGCAGGAGTAG
- a CDS encoding VOC family protein: MTSRPVSPFHLAFTVDDLARAREFYGGVLGCPEGRSSELWVDFDLFGHQIVAHLAPVTARHHNPVDGHDVPVPHFGVVLPWDEFHPFAERLRAAGVDFVIEPTVRFAGQPGEQATMFFLDPAGNALEFKSFRDLDALFATQG; the protein is encoded by the coding sequence GTGACCAGCCGACCGGTGTCGCCGTTCCACCTCGCCTTCACCGTCGACGACCTGGCCCGGGCCCGGGAGTTCTACGGCGGGGTGCTGGGCTGCCCGGAGGGGCGGTCGAGCGAGCTGTGGGTCGACTTCGACCTGTTCGGGCACCAGATCGTGGCGCACCTGGCACCGGTCACGGCCCGGCACCACAACCCCGTCGACGGCCACGACGTGCCGGTGCCGCACTTCGGGGTCGTCCTGCCCTGGGACGAGTTCCACCCCTTCGCCGAGCGGCTGCGGGCGGCGGGGGTCGACTTCGTGATCGAGCCGACGGTCCGGTTCGCCGGGCAGCCGGGCGAGCAGGCCACGATGTTCTTCCTCGACCCCGCGGGCAACGCCCTCGAGTTCAAGTCCTTCCGCGACCTCGACGCCCTCTTCGCCACCCAGGGCTAG
- a CDS encoding DEAD/DEAH box helicase — MSVQQIQLPTEPTPGSALRYPVLGAFHPAVAEWFLRRFPEGPTPPQTAGWPLIAAGHDTLIAAPTGSGKTLAGFLVSIDALYKAHAAGVDVRERASVVYVSPLKALAVDIAENLQRPLAEIAQVAVELGLSPPALEVGVRTGDTTSWERTRMVRRPPSFVVTTPESLYLLLTSERGRDALRTVETVIVDEIHAVARDKRGAHLALSLERLEALCERRPTRIGLSATQRPVETVGRLLVGDRPLPEIVDVGHRRALDVSLELPDGEMEAVVSAEQMSDVLAAIARHVGEHRTTLVFVNTRRLAERVAHDLGERLGDDVVAAHHGSLSKERRHRVETRLRAGDLKALVATASLELGIDIGPVELVCQIGSPRSIATFLQRLGRSNHTRSGTPKGVLYPLTRDELVECAALLAAVRAGRLDAIELPHLPLDIAAQHVVAEVAAQEWRTDDLYELVRRAAPYNALTRAQFDEVVTLVADGIETGRGRRGAYLYHDAINGEVRGRPGARIAAATSGGAIPETGDYKVVAEPDETHVGTVNEDWAVESMAGDIFLLGTHSWQIRKVEPGVVRVHDAGDTPPTIPFWLGEAPARTVELSEEVSALRQLVDRHLAAADPDGARQWLVTEVGLPADAATMIVDYIAAGRAALGATPTQQRLVFERFFDDTGGMQLVIHSPFGGRINRGLGLALRKKFCRTFNFELQAAATDDAVILSLGPHHSFPLDEVPRYVHSRTVRDTLEHAILDSPMFQARWRWNLNRSLMVLRFRSGRKNPPPIQRMESDDLLAAVFPQAAACQENVTGPIEIPDHLLVRQTVEDTLHEALDVDGLKALLERIEAGEVEVHCADTTEPSVLAHEIITARPYAFLDDEELQNRRTNAVTLRRGLAVELGTIGALDPEAVAQVHSEIVPVPTSADDLHDLLAGLVATQRRPDWEPLFAELAARGRAQVVPRDGTELWCTTEARDDVRQALDEGDDDAVTRMLRGHLEIAGITTAARLGEQTTLPPGRVAWGLAALEQQGIALQGRYTASGGAGEVGATGEVEWVARRLLARMHSYSRRSRRTSVQAATAQDFMRFLLRWQHVAPGTQLGGEQGLLTVLEQLQGYESPAVAWEPELLTRRLRHYDARWLDRLCHDGEVAWLRLTPRPSDDDGPSTTMAPSKATPISLVLRNDLPWLLPGTRGALATVPPSIGATAEVLDVLRTRGASFAGELATATRRLADDVERALWDGMARGLIMCDGFGAIRSRVMPERPASRSARPARLSRLGRSVRPTAGSAGRWSLVPAVDLDADADADAELDRHELAEAVAEQLLQRWGVVFRHLVAQDSVRLPWREIQWALRRLEDRGLVRGGRFVAGFNGEQYALPEAAEQLDHVRKLPRTGERVVLNATDPLNLVGVVVPGDTVTAVRTNQVVYVDGAVPAATTEPIPETETEALASVGR, encoded by the coding sequence ATGAGCGTGCAGCAGATCCAACTCCCCACCGAACCGACGCCGGGCAGTGCGCTCCGGTACCCCGTCCTCGGGGCCTTCCACCCGGCGGTGGCGGAGTGGTTCCTGCGCCGCTTCCCCGAGGGGCCCACACCACCGCAGACGGCGGGTTGGCCACTCATCGCCGCCGGTCACGACACGTTGATAGCGGCGCCTACCGGCTCCGGGAAGACGCTGGCCGGCTTCCTGGTGTCGATCGACGCTCTGTACAAGGCCCACGCCGCGGGGGTCGACGTACGGGAGCGGGCGAGCGTGGTGTACGTGTCGCCGCTCAAGGCGCTGGCGGTCGACATCGCCGAGAACCTCCAGCGGCCGTTGGCCGAGATCGCCCAGGTGGCGGTCGAGCTGGGCCTGAGCCCCCCGGCCCTCGAGGTGGGGGTCCGCACCGGCGACACCACCAGCTGGGAGCGCACGCGCATGGTGCGGCGACCGCCGAGCTTCGTCGTCACCACGCCCGAGTCGCTGTACCTGTTGCTCACCAGCGAACGGGGGCGCGACGCTCTGCGCACCGTCGAGACGGTGATCGTCGACGAGATCCACGCCGTGGCGCGCGACAAGCGGGGTGCGCACCTCGCCCTCAGCCTCGAACGCCTGGAGGCGCTGTGCGAGCGGCGCCCCACCCGGATCGGGCTGTCGGCCACCCAGCGCCCGGTCGAGACGGTGGGCCGGCTGCTGGTGGGCGACCGGCCGCTGCCCGAGATCGTCGACGTCGGCCATCGGCGGGCGCTCGACGTCTCGCTGGAGCTGCCCGACGGCGAGATGGAGGCCGTCGTCTCGGCGGAGCAGATGTCCGACGTCCTGGCCGCCATCGCCCGGCACGTCGGTGAGCACCGCACCACGCTGGTGTTCGTGAACACCCGCCGCCTGGCCGAGCGGGTGGCGCACGACCTGGGTGAGCGCTTGGGCGACGACGTGGTGGCCGCGCACCACGGCAGCCTGTCGAAGGAACGGCGTCATCGGGTGGAGACCCGCCTGCGAGCGGGTGATCTCAAGGCCCTGGTGGCCACGGCGTCGCTGGAGCTCGGCATCGACATCGGGCCCGTCGAGCTGGTGTGCCAGATCGGGTCCCCCCGTAGCATCGCCACGTTCCTGCAGCGGCTGGGTCGGTCGAACCACACCCGGTCGGGCACGCCCAAGGGGGTGCTCTACCCGCTGACCCGCGACGAGCTGGTGGAGTGCGCCGCGCTGCTGGCGGCCGTGCGGGCCGGGCGGCTCGACGCCATCGAGCTGCCGCACCTGCCGCTCGACATCGCCGCCCAGCACGTGGTGGCCGAGGTGGCGGCGCAGGAGTGGCGCACCGACGACCTCTACGAGCTGGTCCGTCGGGCGGCGCCGTACAACGCCCTCACCCGCGCGCAGTTCGACGAGGTGGTCACGCTGGTCGCCGACGGCATCGAGACGGGGCGGGGTCGGCGCGGCGCCTACCTCTACCACGACGCCATCAACGGCGAGGTGCGGGGGCGGCCGGGTGCCCGCATCGCGGCCGCCACGTCGGGTGGGGCGATCCCCGAGACCGGCGACTACAAGGTGGTCGCCGAGCCCGACGAGACGCATGTCGGCACGGTCAACGAAGACTGGGCCGTCGAGTCGATGGCGGGCGACATCTTCCTGCTCGGCACCCACTCGTGGCAGATCCGCAAGGTCGAGCCGGGTGTGGTGCGGGTGCACGACGCCGGCGACACCCCGCCCACGATCCCGTTCTGGCTGGGCGAGGCGCCGGCCCGCACGGTGGAGCTGTCCGAGGAGGTGTCGGCCCTCCGGCAGCTGGTCGACCGCCACCTCGCGGCGGCCGACCCCGACGGCGCCCGGCAGTGGCTGGTCACCGAGGTCGGGCTGCCGGCCGACGCCGCCACGATGATCGTCGACTACATCGCCGCCGGCCGGGCAGCGCTGGGCGCCACCCCCACCCAGCAGCGCCTGGTGTTCGAGCGCTTCTTCGACGACACCGGCGGCATGCAGCTGGTGATCCACTCGCCCTTCGGCGGCCGCATCAACCGGGGCCTGGGGTTGGCCCTGCGCAAGAAGTTCTGCCGCACCTTCAACTTCGAGCTGCAGGCCGCCGCCACCGACGACGCCGTCATCCTGTCGCTGGGCCCGCACCACAGCTTCCCGCTCGACGAGGTGCCGCGGTACGTCCACAGCCGCACGGTGCGCGACACGCTGGAGCACGCGATCCTCGACTCGCCCATGTTCCAGGCCCGCTGGCGCTGGAACCTGAACCGGTCGCTGATGGTGCTGCGCTTCCGCTCCGGTCGGAAGAACCCGCCGCCCATCCAGCGGATGGAGTCCGACGACCTGCTGGCCGCGGTGTTCCCCCAGGCCGCCGCCTGCCAGGAGAACGTGACCGGGCCCATCGAGATCCCCGACCACCTGCTGGTGCGCCAGACGGTGGAGGACACGCTGCACGAGGCGCTCGACGTCGACGGGCTGAAGGCGCTGCTGGAGCGGATCGAGGCCGGCGAGGTCGAGGTCCACTGCGCCGACACCACCGAGCCGTCGGTGCTGGCCCACGAGATCATCACGGCCCGGCCCTACGCCTTCCTCGACGACGAGGAGCTGCAGAACCGGCGTACCAACGCCGTCACGCTGCGGCGGGGCCTGGCGGTGGAGCTGGGCACGATCGGCGCTCTCGACCCCGAGGCCGTCGCCCAGGTGCACAGTGAGATCGTCCCGGTGCCCACCTCCGCCGACGACCTCCACGACCTGCTGGCCGGGCTGGTGGCGACGCAGCGGCGCCCCGACTGGGAACCGCTGTTCGCCGAGCTGGCGGCCCGGGGCCGGGCGCAGGTCGTCCCGCGCGACGGCACCGAGCTGTGGTGCACCACCGAGGCCCGCGACGACGTGCGGCAGGCGCTCGACGAGGGCGACGACGACGCCGTCACCCGGATGCTGCGAGGCCATCTGGAGATCGCCGGCATCACCACGGCCGCCCGCCTGGGGGAGCAGACCACCCTGCCACCGGGCCGGGTCGCCTGGGGCCTCGCCGCCCTCGAACAGCAGGGCATCGCCCTCCAAGGTCGCTACACCGCCTCGGGTGGGGCCGGCGAGGTCGGTGCGACCGGCGAGGTCGAGTGGGTCGCCCGGCGGTTGCTGGCCCGGATGCACTCCTACTCCCGGCGGTCGCGGCGCACCTCGGTGCAGGCGGCCACCGCGCAGGACTTCATGCGGTTCCTGCTGCGCTGGCAGCACGTCGCCCCGGGCACCCAGCTCGGCGGCGAGCAGGGCCTGCTGACGGTGTTGGAGCAGCTCCAGGGCTACGAGAGCCCGGCCGTCGCCTGGGAGCCCGAGCTGCTCACCCGGCGGCTCCGCCACTACGACGCTCGCTGGCTCGACCGTCTGTGCCACGACGGCGAGGTGGCGTGGCTGCGGCTCACGCCCCGGCCCAGCGACGACGACGGCCCCTCCACCACCATGGCGCCGTCGAAGGCCACACCGATCTCGCTGGTCCTCCGCAACGACCTGCCGTGGCTGCTTCCGGGCACCCGAGGGGCCCTCGCCACGGTCCCGCCATCGATCGGGGCCACGGCCGAGGTGCTCGACGTGCTCCGCACCCGGGGCGCCTCCTTCGCCGGCGAGCTGGCCACCGCCACTCGTCGACTGGCCGACGACGTCGAGCGGGCCCTGTGGGACGGCATGGCCCGGGGCCTGATCATGTGCGACGGGTTCGGGGCCATCCGGTCCCGGGTCATGCCGGAGCGGCCGGCGAGTCGCAGCGCCCGGCCGGCGCGGCTCTCACGGCTGGGGCGTTCGGTGCGACCGACGGCCGGCTCCGCGGGGCGCTGGTCGCTGGTCCCGGCCGTCGACCTCGACGCCGATGCCGATGCCGACGCCGAGCTCGACCGGCACGAGCTCGCCGAGGCCGTCGCCGAGCAGCTGCTGCAGCGTTGGGGCGTGGTGTTCCGCCACCTGGTGGCGCAGGACAGCGTCCGCCTGCCCTGGCGGGAGATCCAGTGGGCGCTGCGCCGCCTGGAGGACCGGGGGCTCGTCCGGGGCGGCCGGTTCGTCGCCGGCTTCAACGGGGAGCAGTACGCCCTGCCCGAGGCGGCCGAGCAGCTCGACCACGTCCGCAAGCTGCCCCGAACGGGCGAACGGGTGGTGCTCAACGCCACCGACCCACTCAACCTCGTGGGCGTCGTCGTGCCGGGCGACACCGTCACCGCCGTCCGCACCAACCAGGTCGTCTACGTCGACGGCGCCGTTCCCGCCGCCACCACGGAGCCGATCCCGGAGACCGAGACCGAGGCGCTGGCCTCGGTCGGTCGGTGA